From a region of the Sesamum indicum cultivar Zhongzhi No. 13 linkage group LG3, S_indicum_v1.0, whole genome shotgun sequence genome:
- the LOC105158280 gene encoding uncharacterized protein LOC105158280, which translates to MACGLQCLLLYMSIVFLLFMVQSSQAQLRNENGVKTDVFLSPEFVLEPGSVSNKFYYNIDFPRGHIAIKSFNGEVIDEKGNPIPLHETYLHNWFVERYYQQKSIDIPKHHGDLRFLHSDHILIMNSGVCDSVFPQYFGLGSETRKTATDVPDPYGIEVGNPADIPDGYEERWMLNVHAIDTRGAEDKLGCIECRCDLYNVTADEYGCALLPNYIGGAKCCYDSTRCRVKEGFEGVKRSLFLRYTVKYVDWDASVVPVKIYTLDVTDIWTKADESRGLKARHHCLVEYDVESCPVGMADDDCIHTKTSTFTWPTGGDVIYGVAHQHTGGIGLTLYGEGGRVICSSNPTYGTGDEPGNEAGYVVGMSTCYPSPGSVKISTGETLTLVSNYNSARRHTGVMGLFYLLISDSSTKLDTTEAHKSRLMSDFGWLVALFGVGLVVLVIFMFYGKSGRGDGYEAIKG; encoded by the exons ATGGCTTGTGGTTTGCAGTGCTTGTTGCTTTACATGTCAATCGTGTTCTTGTTATTTATGGTTCAAAGTTCACAAGCACAGCtaagaaatgaaaatgggGTAAAAACTGATGTGTTTCTATCACCTGAATTTGTGTTGGAACCTGGATCGGTTTCCAACAAATTTTACTACAACATTGATTTTCCTAGAGGTCATATTGCTATCAAGAGTTTTAATGGCGAAGTAATTGACGAGAAAGGGAATCCAATCCCCCTTCATGAGACTTATCTGCACAATTGGTTTGTCGAAAGATACtatcaacaaaaaagtatAGATATTCCTAAGCACCATGGCGATCTGCGATTCCTCCATTCCGATCACATTCTGATAATGAACAGTGGGGTTTGTGATAGTGTCTTTCCACAGTACTTTGGGTTGGGATCAGAGACTCGAAAAACAGCCACTGATGTGCCAGATCCTTATGGAATTGAAGTCGGTAATCCTGCAGATATCCCTGATGGATACGAGGAGCGATGGATGCTTAATGTGCATGCAATTGATACTAGGGGTGCTGAAGACAAGTTGGGTTGCATTGAGTGCAGGTGTGATTTATACAATGTTACCGCGGATGAATATGGTTGTGCCTTGCTTCCAAACTATATTGGTGGCGCGAAATGTTGTTACGATAGTACAAGATGCAGAGTGAAGGAAGGGTTTGAGGGTGTGAAGAGAAGTCTCTTCTTGAGGTACACGGTGAAGTATGTCGATTGGGATGCCTCAGTTGTGCCTGTTAAAATCTATACACTTGATGTCACTGATATATGGACGAAGGCGGACGAGTCCAGAGGGCTCAAAGCTAGACATCATTGTCTG GTTGAGTATGATGTTGAATCTTGTCCAGTTGGTATGGCCGACGACGACTGCATTCATACCAAAACCTCAACTTTTACTTGGCCAACGGGTGGTGATGTTATATATGGTGTTGCACACCAGCATACAGGAGGCATTGGTTTGACTCTTTACGGGGAG GGAGGGCGAGTAATATGCTCGTCGAATCCAACTTATGGGACGGGAGACGAACCTGGAAACGAGGCCGGTTATGTTGTGGGAATGTCTACCTGTTACCCTTCACCTGGCTCCGTCAAGATTTCTACTGGGGAGACATTGACTCTCGTATCTAACTACAACAGTGCGCGGAGACATACGGGAGTTATGGGACTCTTTTACCTCCTGATTTCCGATTcatcaacaaaattagatACAACTGAA GCACATAAGAGCAGATTGATGTCCGATTTTGGTTGGCTTGTTGCTCTTTTTGGAGTTGGGCTCGTTGTACTGGTCATCTTTATGTTCTACGGTAAGAGCGGAAGAGGAGATGGCTATGAAGCTATAAAGGGATGA
- the LOC105158279 gene encoding uncharacterized protein LOC105158279 has translation MTRVSECLLLYLSIMFLLFTVQSSQAQQRSENVVKTNVFLSPKFVSEPGLVSDKFYYNINFPRGHIALKSFNGEVIDEKGNPVPLHETYLHHWAVLRYYQRKGIDTPKHHEDHIAIKNSGLCDSLSQYFGLGSETRRTATYVPDPYGIEVGNPADIPDGYEERWLLNVHAIDTRGAEDKVSCTECRCDLYNITVDAHGRALPVNYTGGWKCCYDNRRCRVKEGFKGVKRSLFLRYTVKYVDWDASIVPVKIFILDVTDIWTEGDESRGLKARHHCLDEYDVESCPIGTTDDGCIHTKTLNVTFPTGDDVVYGVAHQHAGGIGSTLYGEGGRVICSSNPTYGTGEEPGDEAGYIVGMSTCYPSPGSVKIAAGETLTLVSNYSSSQRHTGVMGLFYLLISDSSAKPDAVLHAPAEAHKSRMISDSDWAVALFGVGLVVLAIFVFYGNSKRGDGYGAITR, from the exons ATGACTCGTGTTTCAGAGTGCCTGTTGCTTTACCTGTCAATCATGTTCCTGTTATTTACCGTTCAAAGTTCACAAGCGCAACAAAGAAGTGAAAATGTGGTGAAAACTAATGTGTTTCTATCACCTAAATTTGTGTCGGAACCTGGACTGGTTTCTGACAAGTTTTACTACAATATTAACTTTCCTAGAGGTCATATTGCTCTCAAGAGTTTTAACGGCGAAGTAATTGATGAGAAAGGGAATCCAGTTCCCCTTCATGAAACTTATCTTCACCATTGGGCTGTCCTAAGATACTACCAGAGAAAAGGTATAGACACTCCTAAGCACCATGAAGATCATATTGCCATAAAGAATAGTGGGCTTTGTGATAGCCTCTCACAGTACTTTGGGCTGGGATCGGAGACTCGAAGAACAGCCACTTACGTGCCGGATCCTTATGGAATTGAAGTCGGTAATCCTGCGGATATCCCTGATGGGTACGAGGAGCGATGGTTGCTTAATGTGCATGCAATTGACACCCGGGGTGCCGAAGACAAGGTGAGTTGCACTGAGTGCAGGTGTGACTTATACAACATTACTGTGGATGCACATGGTCGTGCCTTGCCTGTGAACTATACCGGTGGCTGGAAATGTTGTTATGATAATAGAAGATGCAGGGTGAAGGAAGGGTTTAAAGGTGTGAAGAGAAGCCTTTTCTTGAGGTACACAGTGAAGTATGTCGATTGGGACGCCTCAATCGTGCCAGTTAAAATCTTTATACTTGACGTCACTGACATATGGACGGAGGGGGATGAGTCCAGAGGGCTCAAAGCTAGACATCATTGCCTG GATGAGTATGATGTTGAATCTTGTCCAATTGGCACAACCGATGATGGCTGCATTCATACCAAAACCTTAAATGTTACTTTCCCAACGGGTGACGATGTTGTATATGGGGTTGCACATCAACATGCGGGAGGCATTGGTTCAACTCTTTATGGCGAG GGAGGGCGAGTAATATGCTCATCGAATCCAACTTATGGGACAGGAGAAGAACCTGGAGATGAGGCCGGTTACATTGTAGGAATGTCTACCTGTTACCCTTCACCTGGCTCTGTCAAGATTGCTGCTGGAGAGACACTGACGCTCGTATCTAATTACAGTAGTTCACAAAGACATACAGGAGTCATGGGGCTCTTTTACCTCCTGATTTCCGATTCATCAGCTAAACCAGACGCAGTCCTGCACGCTCCAGCTGAA GCACATAAGAGCAGGATGATCTCCGATTCCGATTGGGCAGTTGCTCTATTTGGAGTCGGGCTCGTTGTACTGGCCATTTTTGTGTTCTACGGTAACAGCAAAAGAGGAGATGGCTATGGCGCTATAACAAGATGA